The genome window AACTATTCCCGGCCTGGCAAACAAAGGTATAATCAGGTCAACAAAAATAGGGAAGCTACATCACTTCGAACCAGGGGAATTAGTGGAGCATTTTTTTGACAAAAATGCTCCACATCCATCCTCAAAACCCATCTGCCATTAATACAGCAATCAAGTCCGGTTTATACAGTAAAACCAGGTATTTCTTTGGGGTGCTCACTATAGGAAACTGTTTTTGCTATCAAGGTTATTTTTATAAACCTTGATAGCAAGAATTTAACAGATTTAGCATATTTGTCGTCGACCGCCAATGTGTTTCCATTTATGCTGGTCAGATTGTAGTTCGGTTTGTACAGATAAAATCACTTAAAAACGCAGTATACCCTTCAAACTAAAATCTTCATAATATTATCCAATCCATCCAATAAGTTATTATCAATATCACATATTAAAATATCAAGGACATAATCAGCCTCAGTGCTACCTTTAGGTAGCACTGAGGCTTTTTTTTGTTCAAAGGAGCTTTCTATGATGTCAAAAATCAACAAACACACTGCGCAGTATTTTACCAAAATTTACAGTTACCGCAAGCTTTCAGAAAAAGAAATACATGAATTGTATAAAAAGAAGTCTAAAAATGAAGTTGTAAAGGAAATAACAGAAAGGAACCTTCAATTGGCGATATATTTGGTACGGGCTTGGCAGAACAATGCACAAAAGTATGGTATTGATTATATGGACCTTGTATCTGCGGCTACTATAGCTTTACTAAAAGCAACTAGGAATTATAATCCAAAGCTTGGCGGCTATTATAAGTATGTATCTTCTTATGTAGGCAGCTATCTGGAAGCAGAAATATATAAGCATCTGAATTACTCCAGGTTGTATGGTAAAGAAAGAATAAAAAATGGTTTTGATGTCAACCCTTCTGACTCTCTAGATAAAATCATTTCAGATAATGGAGAAGATGAACCGCTTATGCTTAAGGATTTGATTGAATCTCCTGCCGATAAAACGGAGTTTATAAAAATCGAGGTTGGCAACATGTTATTACAGCTTGAGAAATCAAAAAACACTGTTCATCCACTTGCATCAATTATCCTTCAATTAAGGTATGGAATAGGTAAACATCGCAATAACCCTCTTCCGTTATCGTCAGTGGCTAAAATACTAAGGCTTAGCAAAGAAGGAGTTAGGAAAATTGAAATAAAGGCCCTTTTATATTTGCGAAAACTTTAGTTGCCGATATTCATGAATTGATTTATTTTCTTAGTAGACAGGACAAACCTGTCAAATAAATATTTTAGGAGGCTGTATGGATACAAAAGATGTAATTTTCAAGGAGTATATCAAAGATGTATTCCCGTATTTTGACGGTAATGGGACAGTGGTTCACACAATATCTGCATTATGTAAAAATCCAAAGACTGCTGAAATAGAGCATTTTTTCGGTAAAGACGAATGTCTTAATGAATTTGTAGATTTAGGGAGTTTAGCAATCGCTCACAAATTACTAAAGGAAACGCCCAGACGTACAAAAAATGCAGAATATATATTTACTGTATTTTCAAAAGACTCGCCAAATAAGGAAATAGTTTTAAAAGAACTAAAAAGCAGCAAAAAGGAAAAGAGATTTAAGGTTTTCTGGCAAAAATCATTTGGGTTAAGAAAAAATGCCTTCTATTCGTGGGGTTGGCTTAACAATGTGATGTTCAGTACATTCCCAAGCTCTGAAGGACAGCATAGTATTGTAAAGATAACTTATCCGACAAAGAAGCTTATTTATCGGATCCATTTTCCTGATATGTATCCTATTCAAGGAAAACCTTTTATTGTGATGTCAGGACTAAACGGCAAAGGAGTTGAAATAATGAAATCAACCGAAACGAAACCGTTTAAGGAAAGTTTACCATTTGATCTGGAAAAAATCAGGAATAATCCAGTAGAGAGAAGTTTTAAGGCAGTAATCAATAATCCTATTCAAGGAAATACCTATAAAATAGTTTGGAAAATAGGGTTTGAGGATACATCAAAGTATCTTGCATGGCTTGAGTCAAGAATGTAAAGTGTAAAAAAAACGAGCACTTGCTCGAAGGAGGTGATACCTATGGATACAAATGTAAAAGAAATATCAGTAACAAGACACATAAATCTACTGGATGGTCAAAGCATGGACATCAGTGTGACCGGTTCTGTCAGAGAAGCAGGGATAGGTCCAGAATTAGCTAAGGTTGTGCTTTTGAATGTCCTTAGCCATGGAGTAGTAACAGTTCTTAAAGATGAGATACTGAAGCCGATAGAAGAAAAGTATGCAAGGCCTATGCAAAAACAGGCGCTTAAAGTTTACTAAATGGAGGTGAATGGCAATGTACTACAACAACGATACTGTTTTAGAGTCATGTATGAAATTAGCTGCTATTCCAGTCATGGGTGGTTTAATGGGTGTTGCAGCAATAATGATAAACATATTGCTCGATGTCCTGATGGCAGTACCATTCTGGATATTTTGGACTATTTTCAGGATAGGAGATAAATACTTTTACTTTTTGCCTGAAATATATCACAGTATCTCATTATGGCATTGTATAAGTATTTTTATATGTCTTGAGACGATTAGATGGGTTTTATTAAAGAATAGTTCGAGCGTTAATTCTAAGAGCAGCGGATGAAAGGATTATTCATGAAAAATCCAAGAAACCTCAAAAGTATTATCGGAATATTCACTGATACAAAAGATGTTGCTAGAAAACATGATGAATATTTAAGCGCTCGTAGACCCAGAAAAGGTTGGGCTAGAAAACTGCGCTTAATGAAAAAAAGAGCGGATGATATAATAATTCAGTAAAGGAGCACTGCATTGAAAATCGTTGTAGAGTTAAAAAATCCCAGCCAATGTAATGATTGTCCTTGCATTGATAGTGAATTTTACCCTATGAAATGCAACTATTTCAATATTAAGCTGAGATTTAGTAAAGATGGAATAAACAGGCCAAAGATGTGTATCAAAAAGAACGGTTTATAGAAACCACAAATAAATTCACAGGAGGTGAGATACTATGAAATGGTTATCAGTAGTTTTATGTTGGCTGGCGGCAGCAGGAATATTTTACAGCATGTTTTTCAAGCTGGCGCCGTATGTTTGCACACTTATCCCTGCCGGTCAATGGCAGGGATTTATGAAAGTTGCCGTTTATTTTGCTGTAGCTTATTTAGGCGGGCTTGGAATACCGCTAATTCTGATATTTTACAGCTCAATAATACTCTGGAAGGCAAAGAATTTTGATAATTTCTAATAGAAGGAGCAAAAAATGAAAATAATGCTTACTACCGACTTACATGGAAACACGTGGAAATACAAAATGCTTGTAAAAGAGGTTCTTAAGCTAAACCCCGGCGTTGTTATCAACGCCGGGGATATGTTGCCTAATGATAACAATCTGCACAGGCAAAAGGAATACATCCTAAACCAGTTAAATGAGCATTTTAAAGCTTTCAATGAAGCAAAAATATATTATCTATGTTTTCCAGGGAACGATGATTTGAAGGCTTTTGATGGCCTATTTGAAGAAATCTGCAATAGATATCCCTATGTCAAGTATTTGGCTCAAAAGAAGGTTAAAATAGGCGATTATGAGTTTATCGGGTTCAACCTGGTTCCGAACTTTCCCTTCGCATTAAAAGATAGATGCAGAAAGGATGATAAAAAGTTTAGAATTGGCTATCAGCCCGGATATGCATTTTTCTCTACTGAAAATGGGTTTGAAAAAATATCGGACTGGAAAAGTCACATTAAAACACTCCCTACGATAGAAGAAGAACTTGAAAATCTTGTGAAACCTCAGGATATGTCTAAAACCATATATATTATGCATGCCCCACCGGCTAATCTTTGGCTTGATGTCACATTAACTGGTATGAAGGTTGGTTCTAAAGCAATCTATAGATTTATTAAGAAATATCAGCCAAAGCTGACATTACACGGGCATATCCATGAGTCTCCCGATATGACAGGTGTTTGGAAGGCAAAGCTCGGCAAAACTTTATGTATCCAACCTGGCCAATACGGGCATATGGAAGATCTTGTTTATGTATCTATAGATTTAGATAAATTTCAATGTGAAAGGATAAGAATATAGCTTATTTGAACTCAAACTTCTCTAGGTCTTGACAAATTAAATTGGAGTATGTATAATCATAGTGTATAATAGGTGTATAACTATGAATAATATCGTTTTAACAGACAAAGAAAAGGAAGCACTTCGTTCAATACGTAATTTTTTAATGCATAACGGACGCATGCCGTCTGTTCGTGAGCTAATGAACTATATGGGGTATAAATATCCGCGTTCTGTTTCATTGCTCTTTGTGCAACTTACAAAAAAGGGTATTTTAAAAAGAAAACTTGATGGAAAAGTCATACTTGCAAATGATAATGATAAAAAAGAAGTTAATGCGCAGACTGTAGATATTCCTTTGCTTGGTTCTGCTCCCTGTGGAACTCCAAACTTTGCCGAAGAAAACATTGAAGCAGTGTATCCAGTATCTGTTAGGCTTGCACCGCCCCCATATAAATATTTTCTTTTGAGGGCAAAAGGCGATTCAATGAATGCAAAAAGCATTAATGACGGCGATTTGCTTTTAATAAGGCAACAACAAACTGCAAAAAATGGTGATTCGGTAGTGGCGCTTATTGACGGCGAATCAACAATAAAAGAATTTCATAAAACGGATAATGCAATTGTACTGAAACCGCGGTCTAAAAATGATAAATTTAAGGCAATAATTCTAACAAATGACTTTCAGGTTCAAGGAGTTGTTGTTACAGCAATCAGAGGTTTATAGGAGGAATGTAAAATGGGTAAAAACATTTGGGTTGTCCACAAAGGCAATAACTGGGCTGTAAGAAGAGAAGAAGGTAATATTGTTTCTAATCATAGAACTCAAGGTGCAGCAATTGATGCAGGAAAACCAATTGCAAAAGCAAATCAATCAGAATTATTAAT of Candidatus Liberimonas magnetica contains these proteins:
- a CDS encoding metallophosphoesterase, which codes for MKIMLTTDLHGNTWKYKMLVKEVLKLNPGVVINAGDMLPNDNNLHRQKEYILNQLNEHFKAFNEAKIYYLCFPGNDDLKAFDGLFEEICNRYPYVKYLAQKKVKIGDYEFIGFNLVPNFPFALKDRCRKDDKKFRIGYQPGYAFFSTENGFEKISDWKSHIKTLPTIEEELENLVKPQDMSKTIYIMHAPPANLWLDVTLTGMKVGSKAIYRFIKKYQPKLTLHGHIHESPDMTGVWKAKLGKTLCIQPGQYGHMEDLVYVSIDLDKFQCERIRI
- the lexA gene encoding transcriptional repressor LexA: MNNIVLTDKEKEALRSIRNFLMHNGRMPSVRELMNYMGYKYPRSVSLLFVQLTKKGILKRKLDGKVILANDNDKKEVNAQTVDIPLLGSAPCGTPNFAEENIEAVYPVSVRLAPPPYKYFLLRAKGDSMNAKSINDGDLLLIRQQQTAKNGDSVVALIDGESTIKEFHKTDNAIVLKPRSKNDKFKAIILTNDFQVQGVVVTAIRGL
- a CDS encoding DUF2188 domain-containing protein, with product MGKNIWVVHKGNNWAVRREEGNIVSNHRTQGAAIDAGKPIAKANQSELLIQGRDGKIVNRNTYGPNDPCPPKDKK